In Anas acuta chromosome 5, bAnaAcu1.1, whole genome shotgun sequence, a single window of DNA contains:
- the RIC3 gene encoding protein RIC-3: protein MAPAAGCGRVAAVSCLVLCASLLLPRALLPRGGGRTEPGAAPPDGKPGRFPPRMHYQATPDSRATPHFPRSHLAEAVAKAKAGGGGGGSAGGTGRGLVGQIIPIYGFGIFLYILYILFKLASKGKTTAGERKCPTAAPGNMKRKITDYELTQLQEKLRETEEAMEKLINRVGPNCDRTQNVTTEQEKRLLQQLREITRVMKEGKFVDGTSPEKEAEEAPYMEDWEGYPEETYPIYDHSDCFKRKRETILVDYPDLSQPSAEELAERMEGMEDEDYLCNETLLSGLTMGRDSHDLKQKKDEGTGISEEERDHHDSQSTEECCYCYEEEEDPAVIAENAVFHSESCSEAEEPASEDLFMESDNENAALKKQKAGDSGETGMLRKRNTKGHE, encoded by the exons ATGGCGCCGGCGGCGGGCTGCGGGCGGGTGGCGGCCGTGTCGTGCCTGGTGCTCTGcgcctccctcctgctgccgaGGGCCCTGCTGCCAAGGGGCGGCGGGAGGACGGAgcccggggccgcgccgcccgACG ggaagccTGGTCGCTTTCCACCCAGGATGCATTACCAGGCGACCCCCGACAGCCGAGCTACCCCTCATTTTCCAAGGTCTCACCTCGCTGAAGCAGTTGCCAAAGCCAAGGCCggtggaggtggtggcggaAGTGCTGGTGGAACTGGGAGAGGTCTTGTGGGGCAAATTATCCCTATATATGGATTTGGCATCTTCTTATATATcttgtacattttatttaag CTGGCTTCCAAGGGAAAAACTACAGCTGGAGAACGGAAATGCCCTACTGCTGCACCGGGAAACATGAAGAGGAAAATCA cTGACTATGAGCTCACCCAGCTCCAGGAAAAACTGAGAGAGACCGAAGAAGCTATGGAAAAATTAATCAACAGAGTAGGCCCTAACTGTGACAG GACCCAAAATGTTacaacagagcaggaaaaaaggtTACTTCAGCAGCTGCGAGAAATTACTAGAGTGATGAAAGAAGGCAAATTCGTAGATGGCACCTCTCCggagaaagaagctgaagaagctCCTTACATGGAGGACTGGGAAG GTTACCCAGAAGAGACCTATCCCATCTATGATCATTCCGATTGCTTCAAGCGCAAGCGGGAAACAATCCTGGTAGATTATCCCGATCTCAGCCAGCCCTCTGCAGAAGAACTGGCCGAAAGAATGGAGGGCATGGAAGATGAGGATTACCTGTGCAATGAAACCCTACTCTCTGGCCTCACCATGGGGAGGGACAGCCAcgatttaaagcagaaaaaggatgAGGGAACTGGCATCAGTGAAGAGGAGAGGGACCATCATGACAGCCAGAGCACTGAGGAGTGTTGTTACTGCtacgaggaggaggaggatccTGCTGTTATCGCGGAGAATGCTGTATTCCACTCAGAGAGCTGCAGTGAAGCAGAAGAGCCAGCCTCAGAGGACCTGTTCATGGAGTCCGACAATGAAAATGCagcactgaaaaagcaaaaagctggcGATTCAGGTGAAACAGGCATGCTGAGAAAGCGCAACACAAAAGGACATGAGTAA